One genomic region from Populus nigra chromosome 8, ddPopNigr1.1, whole genome shotgun sequence encodes:
- the LOC133701913 gene encoding short-chain dehydrogenase TIC 32, chloroplastic-like — protein MGFFGKKGPSGFSSSSTAEEVTEGIDGSGLTAIVTGASSGIGTETARVLALRGVHVVMAVRNVDSGNKVREEIHKEIPSAKVEVMELDLCSMSSVREFASKYNSSGFPLNILINNAGIMASPYLLSKDDIELQFATNYLSHFLLTNLLLDNMKNTARESNREGRIVNLSSSAHRHPFPGGIRFDTINDEAGYGSIKAYGQSKLATLLHANELARRFKEEGVNITANSLHPGGIHTNLFRYHTVLSGFASTIGRFMFKTVPQGAATTCYVALHPQVNGVSGKYFEDCNISKSSAYGQDAELAKKLWEFSLPLTNP, from the exons ATGGGGTTTTTTGGAAAGAAAGGGCCATCTGGCTTTTCTTCCAGTTCCACAGCTGAGGAAGTTACTGAAGGAATTGATGGAAGTGGCCTCACTGCTATTGTTACAG GAGCATCAAGTGGTATTGGCACAGAGACAGCGCGAGTTCTTGCTTTGCGTGGTGTCCATGTAGTTATGGCAGTAAGGAATGTGGATTCTGGTAATAAGGTCAGGGAAGAAATACACAAGGAAATCCCCAGTGCCAAGGTTGAGGTTATGGAGCTGGATCTCTGCTCAATGTCCTCAGTCCGGGAATTTGCGTCCAAATATAATTCCTCTGGTTTTCCACTGAATATCCTTAT TAACAATGCAGGGATTATGGCATCTCCTTACTTGCTTTCCAAAGACGACATAGAACTGCAGTTTGCAACCAACTATCTAA GCCATTTTCTTCTTACAAATCTTTTGTTGGACAACATGAAAAACACAGCACGTGAAAGCAATCGAGAAGGAAGGATTGTTAACCTATCTTCATCAGCTCATCGTCATCCATTTCCTGGAGGAATTCGTTTTGATACTATCAATGATGAAGCAGG ATACGGCAGTATAAAGGCTTATGGGCAATCAAAGCTTGCTACTCTACTGCATGCTAATGAACTTGCAAGGCGTTTCAAG GAAGAGGGGGTAAACATAACTGCTAATTCACTTCATCCTGGAGGAATTCATACCAATCTTTTCCGCTACCACACTGTTCTTAGTG GCTTTGCCAGTACTATTGGCAGATTCATGTTCAAAACTGTTCCCCAG GGAGCTGCAACTACATGCTATGTGGCACTGCATCCACAGGTTAATGGCGTCAGTGGGAAGTATTTCGAAGACTGTAACATATCCAAATCAAGCGCTTATGGCCAAGATGCAGAACTGGCAAAAAAACTATGGGAATTCAGCTTGCCCTTGACCAACCCCTAG